The region CTCAAGTGGCCCCTTCATCCATTGTTCGAGTGGCACTGAAAAGCCTTGCTTTGGCCTGTCGAAAAGTTCCTTTGGGACATATTTGTAAAGAAGCTGTTTCAACAAATATTTACCCGACTTCCCTTTCAGGCGCAGCCCCGGATCAAGGTTAAAGGCCATTTCAACCATACGATAATCCAGCAATGGAACACGCGTTTCAAGTGCATATCGCATACTGGCACGGTCTACTTTTGTAAGCAGGTCATCAGGCAGGTAGTACTTAAAATCAAACAAAGCCTGACGCTCCTCTGGTGTCAGTTGCCGGCGAATATGTTCAAATTGTGGTTTAAAAACTTCACCCGGTTGTTTAACCAGCTGAAGCAGCTCTCTTTGGCTAAAAAAGTACTGTTCCTGCGAAAAAATGTGAGGTTCGTGAACCTGTGATTTTTCAAACAGGCGGGCAACTCTTTTATAACGGCTACCACCCATTGCTAATGCCGTCCTGTAGAACGGAGCCATCATCTGCACACCTGGTTTTGCAAGGCGCCCGGCCCAAACATGGGCTCCATAACCCATAAACAACTCATCGCCGCCATCTCCAGAAAGTGTTACGGTTACTTCATCTTTAGCCAGCCTGGAAACAAGCATGGTAGGTATGGCACTTGTATCGGCAAAAGGCTCATCGTATTGTGAAATAATATCGGGCAGCAACTCTTCAGCCTCTTTTTCTGTAGCATAAAGCATTCGGTGCTCAGAACCAATATGTTTGGCGACTTTAGCGGCATACCCTGTTTCATCGTGCCGGGTATGCTCAAAACCTATTGTGAATGTTTTAATACGACCAGGATAATGCCGGGCCGCCACAGCAGAAACCAGGCTACTATCAATGCCCCCACTCAAAAAAGTACCCACAGGCACATCGCTGATAAGCCTGCTTTGAACAGCACTGTTCAGCACCTTATCGAAGCGAACCAGTGCCTCTCTCTCACTTTTGATCTGCTCTTTTCCAATTTGTCGTTCCACGCTCCACCACTTGCGCTTCACAACTCCATTGGCATCAATTATAGCCAACTCTCCTGGTAAAAGCTTATGCGTATTTTCATAAATTGTGTCGGGAGCAGGTATAAAACCCAAATGCAAGTAATTGAGTACAGCCTGATGGTTAAGCCTTAACCTATCGTGTGGTAAAGCACGTTGTAAAGCTTTAAGTTCTGATGCAAAAATAAATGTACCCGGCTGCTCATAATAAAAAAGCGGTTTAATGCCCACGCGATCGCGAAACAAGAATAACCGCTCCTCTTTCCTGTCGTAAATGGCAATGGCAAACATACCGCTCATATAGTTTACAAACTCCACACCCTTCTTGACAAATAACTCAAGCACCACCTCACTATCGCTGGTAGTTTTAGTTTCAATACGAAATTGGGTTGCAAGCTCATTAAAGTTATAAACTTCGCCATTATAAACCATTACAAACCTGCCATCATGCGAATGAATGGGTTGGTTGGACCTTTCGTTAAGATCGATTATACTAAGGCGCTCGTGTATAAGCCCAGCCTTTCCTTCCACAAATCTGCCTGAATAATCAGGTCCTCTGTGCCTCAAGGCTGCAGCCATCACTTCAAGCGATTGCGCGTTAAAATCCACACCAGCGTTCCAGTAACCTGCAATACCACACATAAGCGTTAAAATTTTAAACGAACTTAAACAAATTATTTCATTTTCGCTTCCCAAAGAAAGTGATATACCTGCATTTCCCCCGAGAAAATGTCTTAAATTTGTATGATGAAAGAAAAAAATTATCTATTTTTAGGTTTATCAAATTGTGTTTTATAGTTTTATAGAGCATTAAACTCACTGAAAAAGACAACAGTATACAATTTGACATGACTCCGTAAATATAAAAGAGACACGGGCGTTAATCTTTAAACTATTAAGTATGAAGTACAGATTTACCATCGCAAACCGCTTATTTTTAGGCTTTGGTCTCATCATAATCACCCTTCTAGTTAGCAGTATACTTACTTATACAACGCTACAGCAAAACAAACAACTTAACGAAGAAGTTGCCAATGTTTATTCACCATCGGTTTCGCACCTTGGCGATATGTTACAGTTGGTAAACAATTCGAAAATGCTGATTAAAAACTGGGTACATATCGAACGTAAAAGCGGGACGCCCGATAAAAAAAGATTACGAGAACTACATACAGAAGAATTTCCGGCCCTTGTATCAAAAATAAAAGGAATCTACAACAACTGGACACCCGAAGAGCAGGCCATTTTTGATTCGCTGGAAATACTCATAAAAGACACACTCTTTGCACAGCACAAACAGATTATGGGTCGACTGAATACTTTTGAAAGTTATGATGACCCTATGGTAGTTTTTGAAATTTTCCCAATGGTAGAAGAAGGGGGCGAAGTCATCAACACTACAAACAAAGCGCTGGACAAGGTAAAAGAACTGACGAACCGTTTAGAGAAAAAAAGCGAGCAAAAAAACAAGGCCATGTTCGAATCGCTGGATTCCTTCCAGCTGTTTATTGTATTCTCAGGTATCATCATGCTGCTCATATCGCTGGCCATTGCCATATTCATTTCACGTGCTACCATCAGGCCAATATTGCGACTCAAAGATTTTCTACTGATTATGACCAGAGGTGTGCTGCCCGACGAAAAAATGAAAGAGACCAATGATGAGATTGGCGACATGAGCAAAGCCCTTAACAAATACATTGATGGCATGCGTCGCACCTCCAGCTTTGCCATTGATATGGGTAAAGGTGAGTACGCCACTGACTTTAAACCGTTAAGTGAAGAAGACACACTGGGCAACGCCTTACTGGGCATGCGCGACGACCTTAAAAAAGCTGCTGAGGAAGAAGAACGCCGCAAAAAAGAGGACGAAATACGCAACTGGAGTGCACAGGGTATTGCCAAGTTTAGTGATATACTCAGACAAAACAACGACGATATTGAAAAACTTTCTTACAACATTGTCGATAACCTCATTAACTACATTGATGCCATACAGGGAGCCATCTATGTACTCAGCACCAACGAAGAGGATGAAGGTGAGCAGTATTTTGAAATGACAGCCGCAGTAGCCTACGGCCGGCAAAAAATGGTCAATCGGAAAATAGAGCTCGAAGAAGGTCTGGTAGGAAGATGCGCATTTGAGAAAGCAACTGTTTACCTTAAAGAAATACCCGAAGACTACGTCCGTATCACAAGTGGTTTAGGCGACGATAACCCAACTGTATTGCTTCTGGTACCACTGAAATTGAACAATGAAATATTCGGAGTACTGGAAATTGTATCATTTAAGGAATTTGCAGATTATCAAATTGAGTTTGTCGAAAAAGTTGGTGAAAACATCGCTTCCACCATTTCAACGGTACGTATCAATCAGCGCACGGCCAAACTACTGGAAGAGTCGAGACAAAAAGGAGAAGAACTGGCTTCGCAGGAAGAGGAAATGCGACAAAACATGGAAGAACTCCAGGCCACACAGGAGGAATCGGCAAGGCGCGAAAACGAAATGCAGGATACCATTGATGCCATCAATAATACACTGGGTAACTTTGACATGGACATCAACGGATACATCATCAGCGCCAATGAACAATATGCCGAGTTAATTTATAAAAAGACAGGCGACCTTGTAGGAAAAGAGCACCGTACGCTTTTCGATCCCGAGCTAAACGATATTGAACATTACAATGAAATTTGGGAAGGATTAAAAAACGGAATGCCATCAGAGATGGAAATTAAGTACAGCACACAAGATGGAGATGTTTGGCTCAAAGAATCATATACACCCGCCAAAAATATAGAGGGCGAATATGAAAAAATAGTAACCCTTGTAATGGATGTTACCGAAAAACGCAGTAAAGACAGTGCAATACGTGCATACCAGCGTGAACTCGAAGATCAGGGTGAAATAGTGCGCGACACCATGGAACAAATCAGTAATATTAAGGAAGAATATGACAAAAGATTAATTGAGATAGAGAAAGAAAAAGAAGTTATTGAAGAAGAATCAAGGGTTCAAATCGAAAGCCTGAAAATGCAGATAAAAGAATTATCGGGCGATGATGAATAAGCAATAATTATTTTCACATATGGCGGAAGCTCAAAACAACTTCCGCTTTTTTTATTGAAAAAAAAATCATACTATGCAATTAGCAAACCTGGACTGGGTCATCCTGTCCATATTTTTTCTGATCGTTATAAGCATTGGCTGGGTTGCATCGCGCACTGCACGTAAAGACACTTCGCAATTTTTCCTGGGGGGACGTGGTATGCCCTGGTGGCTACTTGGGGTCTCAATGGTGGCATGCACTTTCTCGGCTGATACACCAAACCTTGTAACAGATTTTGTGCGTACATCGGGTGTTGCTAAAAATTGGGCATGGTGGGCCTTCCTCATCACAGGCATGGTTACGGTTTTTATTTATGCCAAACTCTGGCGCAGATCTGACGTGCTCACTGACCTCGAGTTTTATGAGCTGCGCTACTCAGGCAAAATGGCCTCTTTCCTCAGAATATTCAGATCGGTATACCTGGGCCTTTTCTTCAATGTACTCATAATGGCCAGTGTTAGTTTGGCTGCTATAAAAATTGGTGCTGTAATGTTTGGGCTTGCACCATGGGTAACCATTGTAATTGGATCCATTTCTGTGGCTATTTATGCTGGTATAGGAGGGTTAAAAGGTGTAATCTGGGCAGATTTCTTCCAGTACAGCATTGCCATGTTCGGAGCTATTTATGCCGCTGTTATTGCCTTGCAGCAACCGGAAGTCGGTGGTTTAGATGGGTTATTGTCTCACCCTGATATTCAGGATAAACTAAGTTTTATTCCTGACTTTAGCGACCCGGGAACATTGCTTACCTTGTTGATAATTCCCATTGCTGTGCAATGGTGGAGTGTTTGGTATCCGGGTGCAGAACCTGGTGGCGGAGGATACATTGCTCAACGCATGCTTTCGGCAAAAAATGAAAAAAATGCCATCGGAGCCACGCTCTTTTTTAATTTTATGCATTACGCGATTCGTCCCTGGCCATGGATAATTGTTGCGCTGGCATCCCTGATAATTTATCCTGATTTGGTATCTATTCATCATGAGTTCCCGAATATCGATCCTGAATACTTAAAACACGATATTGCCTACCCGGCCATGATGTCGAAACTTGGCCCCGGGTGGCTCGGACTTGTGGTAGCCTCTTTAATTGCAGCCTATATGTCAACCATCGGCACCCATTTAAATTGGGGCTCATCTTACATCGTCAATGATTTCTATAAAAGGGTAATCAAACCCGATGCGCCCGAAAAGGAGCTAGTACGCGTCGGACAATTGTCTACGCTATTACTTATGTTGTTTTCAGGCATAATTGCCCTCACTATTATGGAAAATGCCCAGGAAGCCTTTAACATACTTTTACTCTCTGGAGCAGGATCAGGAGCCATTTACCTTTTGAGATGGTTCTGGTGGAGAATTAATGCACTTACTGAAATTGTGGCGATGGTTAGTGCCACGCTCACAGCAATCATACTCATTTTTGCAATTGACGATCAGACGCTTACCACTCAATACCTGGATGCTTTTACAGTACGATTGCTAATAGCTGTGGGGGTCACCACTATTGTATGGGTGAGTACAACACTGCTTTCAAAACCTGAAGACGAAGAAACCCTGGCTAACTTTTACCGCAAAACACGTCCGGGCGGGCCCGGTTGGAAAAAAATTGCCCGCAAAGTATTCCCCGACGAAACAAAGCCGCATGCATGGGCCATGCCTATACAAATTCTAAATGTGTTTATAGGCTCCATCACGGTCTACGCTGCCCTGTTTGGCATTGGAAGCCTGATTTATGGGGAATGGATTCAGGCTTCAGTACTATTATTCATGACCGTTGCAGGAAGTTTTACAATACTGAAGTTATTCCATAAACTTAGAGCAGATATAAAATAAAAGCCGCTGCTCAATGAGCAACGGCTTATATTCCATTTCCTGTGATATTATAATATCTATTCAGGAATAATTGCTTCTGTAGGACATACGTCAGCACATGCACCACAATCAGTGCAAGTATCAGGATCAATTACATAAATATCACCTTCTGATATAGCATCTACCGGGCATTCTGGTATGCAGCTTCCGCATGCAACGCAATCTTCAGTAATTTTGTAAGCCATTGTTGTTATATTTAAAGTTCAAAAATACACTACAAAAGTATAAGCCTTTCCCAAAAAAAAGAAGAAAAACAGAAAAAAATAAAACTATTCTTCAACATCAACTAACATAAGCTATGTCAGGGATTTGAGCTATCCGGGTTACCTTTCCGCGAACCTTTTGTCCAATATTAATCTTCAAATCAGAATTAAGCGGAACAAATACATCCACCCTGGACCCAAACTTTATAAAGCCCATCTCCTGCCCTACTGTAACCTTAGAATTTGCATCTTTTACATAATTTTCAATTCTACGCGCCACAATTCCGGCAATTTGTCTGATAACCACCGGAACTTTTTCAGATGTTTCCATAAGTATGCTTGTGCGTTCATTAAGTACAGATGACTTAGGATGCCGTGCAACCAGAAATTTGCCAGGGTGGTATCTGAATTCTTTCATAATACCGTTGGCCGGAAACCAATTGATATGGACGTTCCATACAGACATAAAAATAGAAATCTGAAGGGCCTTTTTTTGTAAAAACTCTTCTTCGAAAACTTCTTCGATGGCCACAACTGTTCCATCGGCTGGCGCAACAAGCACATCTTTTTCAGTATTTACTAATCTGCCGGGAACCCTGAAAAACCTCAACACAAAAACCACGATACCAAGAGCTACAATTCCTGTGATTAATGTGGCATAAAAACTATTAAAAATAAAATGCATACCTGCTGTGAGCAATAGCAGTATTAATATTGTGATTATGATTATTTTATAACCTGCGCGATGAATTTTCATTTGCCTGGAGTTTTGAGTTTGTTAAAAATGAAGAACCCTTAAATTTTCTCACATTCAGAAACAGATAATTATTAATTCAATAAATAAAGATAGCTAAAAACAAAAGGTATGGCAAAGAGAAAACCATCAAAACGATCAAAAACGCCTCCATGCCCCGGAAGAATCCTGCCTGAATCTTTCATACCAGCAGCGCGTTTCAATACAGACTCGACCAGGTCTCCAAAAGTTGCTCCGATACTGATTAATACGCTAATAACGATCCATTTAACAGGATCAAATACAGCCCAGTAATGCGACAGTACAAGAGCCAGACCCGCTGATGCTACCAAACCACCAATAAAGCCTTCCCATGATTTTTTTGGTGAAATTTTTGGTGCAATTCTGTTCTTCCCTATCAGCACGCCTACAATGTATGCAAAAGTGTCAAATGTCCAGGTAAATAAAACGATGGAGAGAATCATCCGGTAATCATATTCGCCAGAGAGGTAACCTATCGCAACCAGCAAAGCAAGGGGCAGGGCCACATGAATTACAGGTAAAAATGTCATGGACAGGTTTTGTGCAATGCGCCGCTTTCGTCTGTATAATTCAGTTATAAAAACCAGAAAAAACAGAGGAATCGTCAATGCCAGGGCTGAGAAAGGAATAACTTTATTGACCACCAACCATCCACCAACATACATTAATATGGATAAAATAATTTGCCAGGCCATCAACGGATGCCCGTGGACTTTACGCAGCATGTGATGATACTCAATAAGAATTAGCAACATTACAACTCCATAAAAGAGTGTAAAGGTAACCTCATGCCACAAAATAGAGATTAATGTAACAATTGCAAATAAGAAACCTGTGAGCGAGCGCTGTACAAAATTCTTCAAAAGTCTGCTTTTTTTATTAGGTGTTTTGCTTTAATTACATTTTCGGCTTCTACGTAAACTTCAATCTCACCCACTGTTACGTAAAAAGAATCTTGCTTATCGATTACTACAGCCTCTATTTCATGATCTTTCAGCAAGTCCTTTATAATATAAGCCTGGTAAGCCTGACCAGTAGAAAAAACCATCTGCCAATCATTAGCTGCCATCTATGCCTCCTGATTTTGCTCGTCTTTATTATTTTCCTTTGAAAAAGAATCGTATTCATTTTTATCACCCGCCTCAATGATATCATTTTTTCTCTTTCCAAAAATATCTTCAAGATCGTCGGCAAAAATAACCTCTCGCTCCAGGAGCCGCTGGGCTAATTGCTCGTGTCCATCACGATTGTCTCTCAGGACTTTTAGTGCGCGTTGATAGGAAGCCTCCACCAACTTACGGGTTTCTTTATCGATGAGTTTGGCAGTTTCTTCACTGTAAGGCTTTGTAAAACTATACTCATTTTGACCGGTAGAATCGAAAAAACTTATATTCCCAACCTCCGCACTCATACCGAAATAAGTAACCATGGCATAAGCTTTTTTCGTAGCTCTTTCAAGGTCGTTAAGTGCACCGGTCGAGACTTTTCCGAATACAATCTCCTCAGCAGCGCGCCCACCCATAAGTGCAGCCATTTCATCAATCATTTGCTCTTTAGTGGTAATTTGACGCTCCTCCGGAAGGTACCATGCTGCGCCAAGGGCTTGCCCACGTGGCACTATGGTGACTTTCACCAAAGGATTAGCATGCTCGAGCAGCCAACTTACAGTAGCATGACCCGACTCGTGGTAAGCAATGGTTTTCTTTTCTGACTTAGAAATTATTTTATTTCGTTTCTCAAGTCCGCCAATAATTCTGTCAATAGCATCGAGGAAATCCTGCTTTTCAACTTTAGTCTTTTCCTTCCGTGCTGCTATTAATGCAGCTTCGTTCACAGCATTTGCAATATCTGCTCCGCTGAAACCCGGTGTTTGTTTGGCCAGAAAATCAGGGTTAAGTTCCGGATCCACCTTTTTTAAAGGTGAAAGATGTACTTTAAATATCTCTTTTCGCTCATTCAAATCAGGTAATTCTACATGAATCTGTCGATCAAAACGTCCGGCCCTCATTAATGCCTTATCCAGCACATCCACTCTGTTTGTTGCAGCCAGGATAATAACACCGGAATTGGTATCAAACCCGTCCATTTCACTCAATAATTGGTTCAGGGTATTTTCACGCTCATCATTAGAACCCATATTTGGGTTTTTACCTCTTGCCCGCCCAATGGCATCAATCTCATCAATAAAAATTATACATGGCGATTTCTCTTTGGCTTGTTTAAAGAGGTCTCTAACTCTTGAGGCACCAACCCCTACAAACATTTCAACAAAGTCGGAACCCGAAATAGAGAAGAACGGAACCTCGGCCTCGCCTGCAACTGCTTTTGCAAGCAATGTTTTTCCGGTTCCCGGGGGGCCTATTAGCAGGGCGCCTTTGGGTATTTTTCCGCCCAATTCGGTATATCGTTCAGGTTTCTTTAAAAAATCAACAATTTCTTTAACTTCAACTTTGGCCTCACTTAATCCCGCAACATTTGAAAAATCAACCTTTACTTTTGAACCTTCTCGATCAAAAAGTTTAGCTTTTGATTTTCCAATATTAAAAATTTGGCCACCACCAGCACCACCTCCGGTCATGCGTCGCATAATGAAAATCCATATAGCTACTATAATAGCAATGGGTAAGAGCCAGCCTATTAAATTTCCAATATGGTCTTCACGTGTTTCGTATTGTGGACTTATGCGTTGTTCTTCAGAAAAATCCTGTTGTGCTTCGTCCATCTGTTTTTCGAAATACTCTACTGAACCAATGGTGAAATAATACTGGGGACCTGAAGAGAATCCTCCTTCGCTAAACTCCTTATATCTTCCGCGTCCAAGCTCACCCGGTTTTATGTATACTTCAACTTTTTGCTTGTTAACAACGACCAGGCGCTCAACATGATGTTGCTGTAACATGTTGTTTTTAAAATCTTTCCATGTGATTTCGCGCGCACCATTACCCATGCTGCTAAAAAACTGCATGCCAATAAAGAGCAACAAAATTGCACCGTAAATCCAGTAAACATTAAATTTTGGTCGTTTCGGTGTTTTATTGGAATTATCGTTTTGCTGTTGTCTCTGCTGATTATTCTCTTTCTCCATATCTATTCTTGTTCTTTTAAATCGCTTATTCGTGTAAGTTCACCATCACCCCACAACTCCTCCAGTTTATATGTATTTCGTACATCTTTTTTAAAAACATGCACTACAATATTGGCGTAATCAAGTAAAATCCATTCGGCCTGAGATGTACCTTCTTTATGTAAAACGTGCTCCTGATATTGTTTTCGCAAATTTTTCTCAACATGGTCTGCTATAGCATCTACCTGCCTGTTGGAATTTGCATGACATATGATAAAATAATCGGTTACAGCCTGTTCTAAGTTCTTAAGGTCTAGTTTAACAATCTCTTCGCCCTTCTTTTCTTTAATACCTTCAATTATACAATTTATAATATCACCTGGTTTGTTCTGTCCTTGCATATATTCTTTATTCTTCTTTTCAGTTTCGTTGCTATTCAACCTATAACAATTTTGACGCCAAAAGCTAAAATCACTCTAACAAGAAGCCCCAAATGTATTTATTTGCTATCGGAGTACAAAATACTGACAATATAGCAGCAAAATGTAGTTTAACGGCAATTATTTTATCATCTCCTGAACTGGCTTGCATTTTTGTATTTGCGTCCTACCATAATTTGTATACATCCATTTCTTTTTTTCCGAAAAGGGGGTATAATTGATTCTATGATAATTAACCTGGTTTTGTGTATGCTGGCTTCCCAATAAGGCTCTTCTGCTTCGCGAGAATCGTAAACCACACTCTCTGAGGTTACCAAATCACGCCCCCATACAGTATCATTGGCAAAAATTGTCCCGGTTTTTATACGATCACCATTTTCATCATACAAAAAATTTCCATCTTTATCTTTTTCATATATCGGCACCTGCTTTTTCTTAATCTCTTTAAAAGCTCTCTTAAAACGCTTTTCGGGGTATATAACCCTGAAAAACACATCTTTTAACCTTCGCTCGGCACATGTGAAAATCCGGTAGTTCTGTCCGCTATATACAACAACTTTAACACGCACAGTATCGCCGGTATATACCTGAGCATAATTCGACTGGCTGCGATAATCGTATTCACCATAAAGATCTTTATCGCAAAAATCCTTATCATCGCATCGCTGGGCCCTTACTGTTAGAACTCCCAGAATTAAAAATAAAAATATTATGTAACTTCTCATTCAATTACCTTTTAACCAACGACTCTCGGCTTCTGTTAACCAAAGATTTTATACTATCAAATTGCACCCTGGTCATAATTACATTCTCAGGATTATTATACAATTCGGCATAATATTCATTCAACTTTCGGACCATTAAAAATACATCATCTCTATCTATCTCATTTTTATGCATTTCTTGCAAATATGCATCCAGATTTTCAATCACATATTGCTGGTCGGCCAGGCAACTCATCAAGTCGCTTTTTGTGTTAACTTCCCTGGCATTAAATGCAAGATACAGGCTTTCTACCCAACCTGCCGCAGTTATATATG is a window of Salinivirga cyanobacteriivorans DNA encoding:
- the asnB gene encoding asparagine synthase (glutamine-hydrolyzing), whose protein sequence is MCGIAGYWNAGVDFNAQSLEVMAAALRHRGPDYSGRFVEGKAGLIHERLSIIDLNERSNQPIHSHDGRFVMVYNGEVYNFNELATQFRIETKTTSDSEVVLELFVKKGVEFVNYMSGMFAIAIYDRKEERLFLFRDRVGIKPLFYYEQPGTFIFASELKALQRALPHDRLRLNHQAVLNYLHLGFIPAPDTIYENTHKLLPGELAIIDANGVVKRKWWSVERQIGKEQIKSEREALVRFDKVLNSAVQSRLISDVPVGTFLSGGIDSSLVSAVAARHYPGRIKTFTIGFEHTRHDETGYAAKVAKHIGSEHRMLYATEKEAEELLPDIISQYDEPFADTSAIPTMLVSRLAKDEVTVTLSGDGGDELFMGYGAHVWAGRLAKPGVQMMAPFYRTALAMGGSRYKRVARLFEKSQVHEPHIFSQEQYFFSQRELLQLVKQPGEVFKPQFEHIRRQLTPEERQALFDFKYYLPDDLLTKVDRASMRYALETRVPLLDYRMVEMAFNLDPGLRLKGKSGKYLLKQLLYKYVPKELFDRPKQGFSVPLEQWMKGPLEGWFNAYLDKSMLMKHGVVNPEYVADLQKKFKSPKYAFLYNRLWAVAALHAWLDSNT
- a CDS encoding GAF domain-containing protein; protein product: MKYRFTIANRLFLGFGLIIITLLVSSILTYTTLQQNKQLNEEVANVYSPSVSHLGDMLQLVNNSKMLIKNWVHIERKSGTPDKKRLRELHTEEFPALVSKIKGIYNNWTPEEQAIFDSLEILIKDTLFAQHKQIMGRLNTFESYDDPMVVFEIFPMVEEGGEVINTTNKALDKVKELTNRLEKKSEQKNKAMFESLDSFQLFIVFSGIIMLLISLAIAIFISRATIRPILRLKDFLLIMTRGVLPDEKMKETNDEIGDMSKALNKYIDGMRRTSSFAIDMGKGEYATDFKPLSEEDTLGNALLGMRDDLKKAAEEEERRKKEDEIRNWSAQGIAKFSDILRQNNDDIEKLSYNIVDNLINYIDAIQGAIYVLSTNEEDEGEQYFEMTAAVAYGRQKMVNRKIELEEGLVGRCAFEKATVYLKEIPEDYVRITSGLGDDNPTVLLLVPLKLNNEIFGVLEIVSFKEFADYQIEFVEKVGENIASTISTVRINQRTAKLLEESRQKGEELASQEEEMRQNMEELQATQEESARRENEMQDTIDAINNTLGNFDMDINGYIISANEQYAELIYKKTGDLVGKEHRTLFDPELNDIEHYNEIWEGLKNGMPSEMEIKYSTQDGDVWLKESYTPAKNIEGEYEKIVTLVMDVTEKRSKDSAIRAYQRELEDQGEIVRDTMEQISNIKEEYDKRLIEIEKEKEVIEEESRVQIESLKMQIKELSGDDE
- a CDS encoding sodium:solute symporter family protein, with the protein product MQLANLDWVILSIFFLIVISIGWVASRTARKDTSQFFLGGRGMPWWLLGVSMVACTFSADTPNLVTDFVRTSGVAKNWAWWAFLITGMVTVFIYAKLWRRSDVLTDLEFYELRYSGKMASFLRIFRSVYLGLFFNVLIMASVSLAAIKIGAVMFGLAPWVTIVIGSISVAIYAGIGGLKGVIWADFFQYSIAMFGAIYAAVIALQQPEVGGLDGLLSHPDIQDKLSFIPDFSDPGTLLTLLIIPIAVQWWSVWYPGAEPGGGGYIAQRMLSAKNEKNAIGATLFFNFMHYAIRPWPWIIVALASLIIYPDLVSIHHEFPNIDPEYLKHDIAYPAMMSKLGPGWLGLVVASLIAAYMSTIGTHLNWGSSYIVNDFYKRVIKPDAPEKELVRVGQLSTLLLMLFSGIIALTIMENAQEAFNILLLSGAGSGAIYLLRWFWWRINALTEIVAMVSATLTAIILIFAIDDQTLTTQYLDAFTVRLLIAVGVTTIVWVSTTLLSKPEDEETLANFYRKTRPGGPGWKKIARKVFPDETKPHAWAMPIQILNVFIGSITVYAALFGIGSLIYGEWIQASVLLFMTVAGSFTILKLFHKLRADIK
- a CDS encoding DUF362 domain-containing protein; this translates as MAYKITEDCVACGSCIPECPVDAISEGDIYVIDPDTCTDCGACADVCPTEAIIPE
- a CDS encoding phosphatidylserine decarboxylase family protein; translated protein: MKIHRAGYKIIIITILILLLLTAGMHFIFNSFYATLITGIVALGIVVFVLRFFRVPGRLVNTEKDVLVAPADGTVVAIEEVFEEEFLQKKALQISIFMSVWNVHINWFPANGIMKEFRYHPGKFLVARHPKSSVLNERTSILMETSEKVPVVIRQIAGIVARRIENYVKDANSKVTVGQEMGFIKFGSRVDVFVPLNSDLKINIGQKVRGKVTRIAQIPDIAYVS
- a CDS encoding phosphatidate cytidylyltransferase yields the protein MKNFVQRSLTGFLFAIVTLISILWHEVTFTLFYGVVMLLILIEYHHMLRKVHGHPLMAWQIILSILMYVGGWLVVNKVIPFSALALTIPLFFLVFITELYRRKRRIAQNLSMTFLPVIHVALPLALLVAIGYLSGEYDYRMILSIVLFTWTFDTFAYIVGVLIGKNRIAPKISPKKSWEGFIGGLVASAGLALVLSHYWAVFDPVKWIVISVLISIGATFGDLVESVLKRAAGMKDSGRILPGHGGVFDRFDGFLFAIPFVFSYLYLLN
- a CDS encoding putative signal transducing protein; the protein is MAANDWQMVFSTGQAYQAYIIKDLLKDHEIEAVVIDKQDSFYVTVGEIEVYVEAENVIKAKHLIKKADF
- the ftsH gene encoding ATP-dependent zinc metalloprotease FtsH, whose translation is MEKENNQQRQQQNDNSNKTPKRPKFNVYWIYGAILLLFIGMQFFSSMGNGAREITWKDFKNNMLQQHHVERLVVVNKQKVEVYIKPGELGRGRYKEFSEGGFSSGPQYYFTIGSVEYFEKQMDEAQQDFSEEQRISPQYETREDHIGNLIGWLLPIAIIVAIWIFIMRRMTGGGAGGGQIFNIGKSKAKLFDREGSKVKVDFSNVAGLSEAKVEVKEIVDFLKKPERYTELGGKIPKGALLIGPPGTGKTLLAKAVAGEAEVPFFSISGSDFVEMFVGVGASRVRDLFKQAKEKSPCIIFIDEIDAIGRARGKNPNMGSNDERENTLNQLLSEMDGFDTNSGVIILAATNRVDVLDKALMRAGRFDRQIHVELPDLNERKEIFKVHLSPLKKVDPELNPDFLAKQTPGFSGADIANAVNEAALIAARKEKTKVEKQDFLDAIDRIIGGLEKRNKIISKSEKKTIAYHESGHATVSWLLEHANPLVKVTIVPRGQALGAAWYLPEERQITTKEQMIDEMAALMGGRAAEEIVFGKVSTGALNDLERATKKAYAMVTYFGMSAEVGNISFFDSTGQNEYSFTKPYSEETAKLIDKETRKLVEASYQRALKVLRDNRDGHEQLAQRLLEREVIFADDLEDIFGKRKNDIIEAGDKNEYDSFSKENNKDEQNQEA
- the rsfS gene encoding ribosome silencing factor, whose translation is MNSNETEKKNKEYMQGQNKPGDIINCIIEGIKEKKGEEIVKLDLKNLEQAVTDYFIICHANSNRQVDAIADHVEKNLRKQYQEHVLHKEGTSQAEWILLDYANIVVHVFKKDVRNTYKLEELWGDGELTRISDLKEQE